Part of the Echeneis naucrates chromosome 18, fEcheNa1.1, whole genome shotgun sequence genome is shown below.
AGAcaatttgaaaaatatacaaCCATGTGCCATAAAATTAGGTAAAGATAAAGGCTGTGAAAGTTGCACAGTGTCTTCATGAAGTATAGATCAATGTGGGAACAATGTTCAATAAGTTGAACACAAagctgggttgtttttttttttgtgtttttttttttttcctttatacCTAAAAATGGATACAGTTTAATACAGCATACACATAAAATGTCACTCATCCACTTAGATGTTACGGGGTGATGACTATAGGTagaaaaactaaacatgaaCATCTTCAAGCATTTTTTGCTTTCCATTGGAACTTTAGAGCTGTGCTTTAATACCCGATATTACAGATGAAATTTCAAACtaatgagaaatgtttttcacactTCATAACAGTTAATCAAGGTGTTTATAGTTTTAtccattcaaaagaaaaattactgcgatttgattttgattttgttttgcaacAGGTTTTGAAACAACTTCAAATAACTTCAACTACAGTTCTTTTCCTGATTTGAAGAGAGAAAATCAGATGAAACCAAACATTTTGTAACTCAGCCACATTGGGTAAAACTAACTTAGTTTCAAGCTCAGAGTATGTGAGCTTCAAAGGTTTGTACTGCAGTCTATTGGTTGTTCGAAGAAAGTTGGATTTTAGCTGAGCCTTTTCACCACTAGATGGGGCCATTCACGGGCAATAGGAGAAACATTGCTGCAGTCCAGGTAGTAGTGACAttatattttacacaaacattgAAATAGGGTTTAAATTAAGTATCATTGATGATATGAGGGAACAGCCTTAATATTTAGCCCTGAATATACATGAGTGAGTCTCCTTCTAGGTAGTTTACTGTGTTAGGCAGAGTCTCTCCAGGTAACTTAATCCTCAGATTGCCTGTTGGTACCCGTTGGTCGCTTTGTCCTCATTTTGTAGGCAGGAAACACCTGTGACAGCATTTTTATGGTGTTACACGATCAATTCTTCAATGAAGCCAGTCACGTGTATTTTGATCTTTCTGTGGAGAAAGTCccttatttaaatataatttatgtgTAGAACTTTCATGATCTTTTCCTGTCTGATGATGAAACCCCTAAACAGCTGAACTATGCCGTGTAGTTTCTCCTGTGATTGCAAAGCTCCCGCCTTCCCAAAATATTTGGGCCCCCCTCCCAAAGTACCGCTTTTTCTGAGATTATCATCCTTGGAATCagttatttctgctttttcaaatCCTCATTTctgcttcctgctcctcctcagttGGACAGGAAGTCTATGGAAGCCCGGACAGAGCGGTTAGACATGATGTCAACGGCTGTGACTTTGATCTCTGTGTCTCCAAACTGCATGGTGGCTCTgatctccctcctctctgcggCTGCTGCTCCCGCTCCTCCCACTGCTCCGGGTAGAGGTAAAGGTTCTGGTAGGTCTAAAGTTATCGTCCCACATTTCCTGACGCCGGGGTCAGAGATGTATGTAACATCGTCTGTCACGCTGCAGTagatgttgatgatgattttcCGTTGGCCCAAACGGGCTGGTGTGTAGCTGCGCCTCACAACCTCGCCCAGAGCCACCGACTGGTCTACAGAGACAAAGCGGTCAAGGATGTCAGTGCACCACTCTCGGCCATCTTTGATCAGGAGTTTATCTTGTGGGTGTCGTCCCTCGACAAACCGGTTTAACACGCCAACACCGTAGGTCAAGGGGCACCGGCGCACTCTGACCTGTTACAAAGACACCATTAGGTCATGTGTTGAAGAGCTACTCCTCCCCTACCATAGGTACAGTAGAGCCCTCACCACGGTGGGATCCAGCCCAAAGAGCACAGCACCCTTCAGTATGGTCAGACCAACATCATGGGGGATTATTATGCGGCACGTCCTTCCCAGCGCCTTCTGAACTGCTTTCTGTAGCATGGGTGACTCTGCAAAGCCTCCAACCAGGAAGAGGAAGCGAACACCGTGTACCTCTGGTTTTGCCATCAGCTCCTCTGTCATGATAAGAGGGAATGAAGAAGCTCTTAATAGGAAAAGTTGACTTTCATCATGTGAGCAAAGAGAATAGGGAATCTGAGCATCAGTAAGATGAGTCTGAATGTTTCATTGGGACATTTTTGCAGTTTCTACTTGCTTTTTGCATGCTACACTGCTCCACAGACCAGCTTGTGGATTTGAATGTACAATTGGAATGTGACTGATTCAAAACAGACACTCAatgtttctgtcttctgtttccacatgggagaaaaaaaaaaaaggtcactttAAAAACTGGGATATACAGACgcattcacacagcagcaaaacaaggATGTGTAATCAGCGAAACTAAGAAGCTGCTTACTTAATGGACAGTAACAACAACGTGTTTTCCCATATGGCTGGAGTCAAAACAAATCCAGCTCTGTCTAAGGAACTTAAAGCTCTGTTACTTAAAAACGTATTCAGGGTGTCTCTTTTTGCTCGTAATTCTTTAGTGCGGTGTCTTCTTGTGTGTTTCTCACCAATATGTTTGACAATATTGACAATGGTGGGCTGGAAGAGCTCGTTCATGGCTTCCTGTGTCAGCCGCAGCATCCCCTGGGATGACCACTTCACTATGTTCATACTGCCacacataaccacacacacacatacagaatggaaacttagatttttttctgtaacagaTGACCAAAATCACTCCATTGTTGACACTGCCATCATATTGTCATCTCTCTGAAATACAAGCCACAGTCCTTCAGCCACACTCACTTGCTTTTCCTCAGGGCGGCCTCCACACTCTGGCCTCTGTGCCTCTTGTAATAATCAATGAAAGAGAAGGGCAGGGAGATGTTGAGGGCGTTGGCCCTGCCCGGTGCCGCCGTCCGCTTCCGTGCCTCAAATGCAATGGTGAGGTCCACCCAGGCCGCTGGACGTTTGGCTTTGAAGCTCTGAATGAAGTCCTCGCCAAAGATCTGACACAGCATGGCCTCGAAGGCCAGGTCGACTCCGACGGCCCCGTATGGCCCGCCTGGGAGAGAAATTAGAGCTCTGGAAACTGCTGGAAGATCTGTGTACTGGATGAGCATAATGAAACTGCACCTGAGGCCTTATAGAGCTCTTTCAGGGTTCCCTGCGGCTGCTCGATCTGATGGACAGTCAGGTCAACTGTGCCTCCTCCACAGTCTGCAACAATATACCTGTCACCTACACAGAGAGCACAAAGCACAAACCTCTGTATCAGGAAATCTGTTGTTCTAGATAAAGCTCATTACAGAGGATAATGTAACATCATTTTTGTCtagcgtttgtgtttgtgtggttatgtgtgtgttaccCTGAAACTGTTCAACCAGTGGACTCGGGAATCTGTGATTGCTGCACCCCCcctgtgagtgtctgtgtgtgtgtttgtgtatggtATGATCAGCAGTGCAGGCTAGCTTTACCCTGATGACCACGCCCTGAACAAAAGAATGTATAAggcagtggaaaagaaagaaagaatgcaAAGAGtaaaaggacacaaaaaaatTCAAGGATCATTGAAAAGAATCTCCGCTCCTTAGGTTTATTTGCAATGCAGAGGCAGAGAGTCCCATGGGCTGggtccttcctgtgtgtgtgtgtgtgtgtctgtgtgtgtgcacgtgcacggaaaaaggagcagagaggtTCAGCAGGGACACGTGGCTCCAGAGATATTTGTCATGGttcaagagaaagaaagaaagcagtcatgtttgtctgtgtaggAATGAGCTGAGTCCTTCcttgaaatgtaatatttaaatcCATCATAAACTTTATAGTGCAACGTTCCTAAAATGATGATCTAACAtgaataatttgaataattttttctcaaaatattATGACTTTCAGaacaatttagatttttacatCTTTTCCAGAGCGTTCCACCAAATATTTCTGTATTGCGCATTGTCAATTATAGTGAAGTTTgttgatcttgtttttttttttccacctcatttgtattttatggCAACCTTCATTCTCAGCAAGAGCACTGATTGGTCTGTATGTATGATACATACATACGTATAGACAGTCAATCGCTGCTCGGTGTTCAACTCATTTAATTCTGAGGTAATACACTTCGTCACCATTTCTATGATGTGTGAAGACATGATGCAATCTACAAATGGATATTCACCAAACTTACAAAATGTGGTCTGATATTTGAAAGCATCAAACAGGCTCTGGGGCCAATACTGACATTGGCTTAAGGGCAAAAGTCAGCATGGTGACATTTCTATGAAtcgaggagaaagaggagatgaTGTATAGGAAGGAAAATTGGAGAAATGCGAAAGAGGGTGTTTCTGCTTGTCATTGTCAGCTTGCTGGGTTTAAAAGGTCATAATCATCAATATCTTGACATGTGGggtctttctgtctgccttcCACTCATGGCCTTACCCGTCTGAAGCTCTGACCACAGTTCTCCAGTTCCACTCTCCACCAGGAAGGTCCTGCTGTGTCTGGATCGCCTCAGCTGCTCCCTCGCTACAACACACATAGgcacacacaaatcaaagtACATACAGGTGCAAAACACACTTCACGTCTTTGTTGCTCACACACTCCAGAATGTCattaaatctgtttaaaaaagaaagtgaccCCTTTGACTTTGCTGTTAAATTTCTTATTAAGTGAGCCTGAAGGCAGATCATGTCTCCCTCtccattttgttatttttttatctcttcatcTTTTATGAATAGGTTTGGGAGCAGAGGAAGGATTTCTGGGCCCCTGGGGCGCACATATGAAATTCTAGACCCGTAAAGTAGTTATATgttgaaatgcatttttctaaACAAAATACTGTTATGGATTCTCTCCAGCTGTGGGCCCTCAGAGGCCTCAGCACCTTTCACCACCTTGCACTGCTTTGCCTAGATGCAGACATTTTCTGGCCTTTCAATATAAACATTCTGGGGTTTCGCTTTGTTCCGTACGCAATGTTCAGTACACGTTGAAGATCAACCCCCCcataaattcattaatttcacAATCCTGCAGGCGTGACATTTTAGTGACATTTTAGAGTTAAGAAGTGCTTTCatctaatgaaaacaaatcaaacacaacaaaatgagaATGTAATAATGTTTTGCATGAATCATTTATTGGAAATGAGGAACACTCGATGCGGGTTAAGTACTGTATATGGATGGAAGCTAGTTAAAGCAGGACGCACTTAAACACGTCAGACACATCAGCAGTGAGAGACgtcagaataaaatataaatacattttttttggttgttgtaaAATTGGCTCTTTTGAGAGGCTTCGAGGGGAGCTGTGCTCCTGATTTAAGTGTGTGTAACTAAGCATGTGTGTAATAAGTCTCAGGTTTGACAGTCCGGAGTGAAGTGTTTGTATAATTTAGGTGAGAGTGGTTTTTACTGCATTCCCTCAAACCCCATGGgtacatagagagagagaaagaaagagacaataaagaaaaggaaggaaagaaggagagaaagatttGGTGTGAATATTACAGACTTATTCACCGGCAGTGGCTTACAATGTTTAAGTTTTGGAAGCAAGCAAGCTTTAAAAGTTATGTTAAAGCTCTGAATGATGCAGGAGGTAACACATatttgtgtgcgtatgtgtgtgaatgcgtGTACATGGTAAATGAAGCTGAACAAAGACCACCACAATCATACAGGCCTTGATTTCAtccgtgtgtgagtgtgtgtgtttgtacagggGTGATGAATGGAACGCAAGTCTGGAAACCATTTAcatgaaacagcagaaaagaaaacgtaagtgcatgagtgtgtgtacgtgtgtgtgtgtgtgtgaggggggggggggggttaatggTTCCCCAGTGCTATCTTTGAGGAATAAATGAGGTGGAAGAAAAGCTAAAGATAGTAAAATCCCTGATCATGATGCCAAATATGGATGCCAACACATCAGCAATAGTATATGTgaatgtgttagtgtgtgtgtgtgtgtttgtgtttctgcaggctTTGTGCAAAGAGTTCAACCTGGCAAAAGAAAGTTTAACAGTAATAGAAAATGCTAGAGGGACGGAGGGAAAGGAACGAAAAATGAAAGTGAGCgaaggagagggagaatgaCAGGCCAGGAGGGGGGTGAGATCATGGTCTCACTGCACCTTGTTCCAATTACAATATCCTGTGtttagtgtgtgtctttgcgtgtgtgtgtgtgtgtgtgtcactgcctGCATATGTATAAGCAGGCCTCTGTAACGGATTTTGGACGGCATGTTCGCCTGCTGAATTATGCATCGGCCTACTTTTTCACAGTCTGAAACCACTCTTTGTTCCTTTGTTTCCAGTTTAGTGGCATTTGTCTGTAGCTATAACTACAGAGCTGCAAAGAGAGGGGAGATGCCGATTATGGAAGCGTCTTCACTCTAACTCAACAAAGGAATCTGTCATTTAACTGCGACAGACTAGATCCTGTCGCCTTCAGCTCCAAAGCGCAttttaaaggagctatttgaatgttttgctgttgctatgTAATCAATATCATCATTAATGAAAAGTTTGGAGTTCAGCATCAGCAGTTTCTTTGCAACAGGAGCTGTCTTCAGTCTGCAATGGAAAGCAAGAACCATGTTGATTCATGTCTGGCTTCAAGTCAGCATGCTTACCAGCTAGCCCTGTTCCAGTCAGATTCTCTTATAACTGTAATGTACACAGAttagccataacattatgaccacctaaTGCTGTGTAAGCCTCCCTTGTGCCAAAACAGTCTGAAGCTGTCCTCTGAAGCTGTGGTGCCACCGAGGTGTAACCAGAAGTTCCTTGAAATCTCCGTGGATCCGACTTAGTTGTCATGTTGCAGTGCGTCAGGGAGCATACTGTCATTCTAGGCCACTGCTTTTAGGGACTATTGTTTCCGTGAGGGTAGGTACTTTGTGTGCATGGTAATGTAAGCAGGACCCACATTTTCCCTGCAGGACATTGGCCAAAGCTTCAGACTGCCTCCTTCCCATTGAGCAGTCAACTCTTTTCACCAGTTTTTgtctattttgttgttttctggtgATGCAGGAATACAATTTCCATTACACCATCTACTGTTGTCAACACTGCACTGGATACGGAGTGTAACTGTTCTTCCCACAGTATAAATCtaatcaaaatgtttctttgcaAAATGTGGGCCCCTCAGAGGCAAATGACTGGTCTGTCAAAATGTTTCCCTCATGtgaattcctcctcctctttctcccactGTTCGTGTTTCAGTCCCTTTGCACATATGGCCCGTCCAAAGTTATGTCTCCGCAAcacagctccacacacacacaactgcaaagTCATCTGAGGCAAAACCACAAGTAGTATCTGAAGTCagatctctctctttttttttttctcaaaacacacacagatttgtccTGTGGAAAGACCACAGTAAAATCAAACAACAACATTTCCAGGAACAAGGTTGTGGTTTCATGCTTGCGTTAATGACAAGGTCTACAAgaacacactttctctctcttctctacCTTGTCTGAAGCTGGAGTCGAACGGCCGGGACCCGTCCATGTCGAGGCCATTTGTGATTGGCTGCATGCTGAGGTCGATCACCTGGTGGAGGCGGAGCTTGCGGCAGTAAATGGATGCAGCTTCTGGTTCGAGAGCGATGAGGAGCTGTTCTGGACAGTCAGAAGACACCAGACCGGCCTGGAGGGGACATGAGAGacgcagagagagaaagaaatatttacaaacTGATTTTTGATTTCTCGttactgtctttgttttatagAGACACTGActaagacaaaagaaaaaagaagagttaCACATTTGGTTTTTTAAACTGCTTTCACTATGCTTCATagatttcttttgattttataatTCTTTTGGTCTAGCTTCTTTGACAAATTTTCCAGGTTTAAAGTTAAGATCGAAACTTGGGACAGTGCTTCTGCTGAGATAAAGTTCTTAAAAGGTGGCAAGTAAGTCAGTATGCACAGAAGTCTGCAAAAAATTTACTAAATAAATAGCTTTACCTTCTAATACTCAAACTGCccacactgttttttttttgacagacgTCCACAGTAGATAAAGATGGAAACCAAAACCTTTACTTAAAGGAACtggaaagtttgtttttctcagagaTGTAAAGTTGTGGTTCTTGGGCAACGAAATAGAAAATTGTTaataacagtgaaaaaagatgaagaaatgcaaaCTGGTATTTAGTGTACGATGATATTATGATGGAGGGCCTCTGTGGTCAACAcgaaaaaaaagatttgggaGGAAAAACGGAGGTCAGATGAAGACACACTAAAGCTGAAGGACAGCTGTGcaacataaacacatgaaggagaAGCTGACATGAGCTATGTTACTCCGTTGGAACGATGGatggaggtgaggagaggagaggagagaaggatgCACATAGGAATTAGACCTGATGTATTGGGAGTAacgttggtgtgtgtgtgtgtgtgtgtgtgcagggcgGGGGTCTGGACTCAACTTCCTGTGTTTGTACGCCGGTCTCCTTCATTGTTCGctcctgatgacatcatcatcagcaggaaacacacacccTTACGGCATCAAGCCAGGAGCCAGTGcagggtgtatgtgtgtatgcatatgtcAGCGTGCAtgttacagtgtgtttgtgcatcgGACTATTTATGTTCCAACAGGGTGAGTGAATGACAGATGATTGATAATGGATATGTGAGCGAAAGAAAATAAGGGAAGCGTGACACTAAGAGTAAAAGGTTATATAAAGGCTTTCCCATGGACTGTTGCGTTCTGCACTGCACAACtggactcacactcacagacacacagggtgGCCATTCTCATAGATTTACATTGCAATATGACCCCCTGCATTCCTGTCCACGTAGACACACTCCCTACATGTCATTGCAATAGGTACTGCAGATcaataggtgtgtgtgtgttggtgggatAATATGAGAAAAAACAGGCAAGTTCAGTGCTGTGACTTCTGACTGCGCATGCGTGTGTGCGCCGATCTTCCATGGGAACGTTAGTAAAACAGCCTTATCTCATGTTTAAcacactgcttttctttctatctccctgcttttcttcctcttgctctcatgcgcacacaaacaaacacacatgcatacagtcTATGTAtgcacgtgtgtt
Proteins encoded:
- the hspa12b gene encoding heat shock 70 kDa protein 12B: MTEVVQPDPNSLQIPGDDLSAPASPATARNDCSITPLTPSPSPRVEVRPRMACPFSVVVAIDFGTTSSGYAFSFTQDSEAIHMMKRWEGGDPGVANQKSPTCLLLTPDLRFHSFGFAARDFYHDLDPEEARHWLYFDKFKMKIHSTSDLTMETELEAVNGRKVTAIEVFAHALRFFREHALKEVKDQSSSVLEGEEIRWVITVPAVWRQPAKQFMREAAYLAGLVSSDCPEQLLIALEPEAASIYCRKLRLHQVIDLSMQPITNGLDMDGSRPFDSSFRQAREQLRRSRHSRTFLVESGTGELWSELQTGDRYIVADCGGGTVDLTVHQIEQPQGTLKELYKASGGPYGAVGVDLAFEAMLCQIFGEDFIQSFKAKRPAAWVDLTIAFEARKRTAAPGRANALNISLPFSFIDYYKRHRGQSVEAALRKSNMNIVKWSSQGMLRLTQEAMNELFQPTIVNIVKHIEELMAKPEVHGVRFLFLVGGFAESPMLQKAVQKALGRTCRIIIPHDVGLTILKGAVLFGLDPTVVRVRRCPLTYGVGVLNRFVEGRHPQDKLLIKDGREWCTDILDRFVSVDQSVALGEVVRRSYTPARLGQRKIIINIYCSVTDDVTYISDPGVRKCGTITLDLPEPLPLPGAVGGAGAAAAERREIRATMQFGDTEIKVTAVDIMSNRSVRASIDFLSN